From a region of the Pukyongiella litopenaei genome:
- the mobA gene encoding molybdenum cofactor guanylyltransferase MobA, with translation MKQPLGVVLAGGQARRMGGGDKGLLRLGGRTILSHVIDRLAPQVAGLALNANGDPARFAGYGLPVIADTVGGFAGPLAGVLAGLDWAAGQGADRIVTAAADTPFFPCDLVPRLLLASEGMADPLALAATPDPARGQVRHPTFGLWPVALRDDLRAALEGGLRKVVLWTEPHGARIAEFPTGAVDPFFNVNTPDDLTRAAALLEARE, from the coding sequence ATGAAACAACCCCTGGGGGTGGTGCTGGCCGGCGGGCAGGCCCGCCGGATGGGCGGCGGCGACAAGGGGTTGCTGCGGCTCGGCGGCCGGACGATCCTGTCGCATGTGATCGACCGCCTGGCGCCGCAGGTGGCGGGGCTCGCGCTCAATGCCAATGGCGATCCGGCCCGGTTTGCCGGTTACGGCCTGCCGGTCATCGCCGACACGGTGGGAGGGTTCGCCGGGCCGCTCGCGGGCGTGCTGGCCGGGCTCGACTGGGCCGCAGGGCAGGGCGCCGATCGTATCGTGACCGCCGCTGCCGACACGCCGTTCTTTCCCTGCGACCTGGTGCCCCGCCTGTTGCTGGCCTCCGAGGGCATGGCGGATCCGCTGGCGCTGGCGGCGACACCCGACCCGGCGCGCGGGCAGGTGCGGCACCCGACATTCGGGCTTTGGCCGGTGGCGCTGCGCGACGATCTGCGCGCCGCGCTGGAGGGCGGTTTGCGCAAGGTGGTCCTGTGGACCGAACCCCATGGCGCCCGGATCGCCGAGTTCCCCACCGGCGCGGTCGATCCGTTCTTCAACGTCAACACGCCCGACGACCTGACCCGCGCGGCGGCGCTGCTGGAGGCACGGGAATGA
- the mobB gene encoding molybdopterin-guanine dinucleotide biosynthesis protein B, translating into MRIYGVVGWKNAGKTGLMERLVAEITGRGFTVSTVKHAHHSFDVDQPGKDSHRHRVAGATEVLLASRNRFALMHELRDEAEPPLQALLARLAPVDLVLVEGYKRDGHPKVEAHRAATGNPLIAPGDDTVRAVASDAPLDLDRPVFDLDDTVGVADFILSDVGLMPAPGQRGHGCA; encoded by the coding sequence ATGAGAATATACGGTGTGGTGGGCTGGAAGAACGCGGGCAAGACCGGGCTGATGGAGCGGCTGGTTGCCGAGATCACCGGGCGCGGTTTCACCGTGTCCACGGTCAAGCACGCGCATCATTCCTTTGACGTGGACCAGCCCGGCAAGGACAGCCACCGGCACCGCGTGGCCGGGGCGACCGAGGTGCTGCTGGCCTCGCGCAACCGCTTCGCCCTGATGCATGAATTGCGCGACGAGGCCGAGCCGCCATTGCAGGCGCTGCTGGCGCGGCTGGCGCCGGTCGACCTGGTGCTGGTCGAGGGCTACAAGCGCGACGGCCACCCCAAGGTCGAGGCGCATCGCGCCGCCACCGGCAATCCGCTGATCGCGCCCGGCGACGATACCGTGCGCGCGGTGGCCAGTGACGCGCCGCTCGATCTCGACCGCCCGGTGTTCGATCTCGACGATACCGTCGGCGTGGCCGATTTCATCCTGTCCGACGTGGGCCTGATGCCCGCGCCCGGCCAGCGGGGGCATGGCTGCGCATGA
- the glp gene encoding gephyrin-like molybdotransferase Glp: MIEPPPLRNDCFALPAGVDWTPVDEALALLRDRLGPVTGIETVTPFAAPGRVLAEDVAALRSNPPLPNAAVDGYGFAGAVAEGVHRLPVIEGRAAAGPRFDRPVPAGSAIRILTGAALPDGVDTVILDEDVTVGDGEIAFRGPLKRGANTRRAGEDIRAAEVALRAGRALTPADAALLSAVGIGAVPVRARLRVAVLSTGDELVEPGAQAGPGQIHDANRPMLLAMLARFGFDAVDMGRVGDDRAALRARLDDAAARADAILTSGGASAGDEDHVSALLRDAGAMQRWRIAIKPGRPLALGLWQGRPVFGLPGNPVAAMVCTLVFARPALGLLAGAGWRDPVGFETPAGFEKRKKPGRREYLRARMRDGRAEVFASEGSGRISGLSWAEGLVELEDGERHVRPGDPVRFIPYGSYGL, translated from the coding sequence ATGATCGAACCGCCGCCCCTGCGCAACGATTGTTTCGCCCTGCCCGCCGGTGTCGACTGGACCCCGGTCGACGAGGCGCTGGCGCTGCTGCGCGACCGGCTGGGGCCGGTGACGGGGATCGAAACCGTGACGCCCTTCGCGGCGCCGGGCCGGGTGCTGGCTGAGGATGTGGCCGCGCTGCGGTCGAACCCGCCGCTGCCCAACGCGGCGGTGGACGGCTACGGGTTTGCCGGTGCCGTCGCCGAGGGCGTGCATCGCCTGCCGGTGATCGAGGGCCGCGCCGCCGCCGGTCCGCGCTTCGATCGCCCGGTTCCGGCGGGGTCCGCGATCCGCATCCTGACCGGCGCGGCGCTGCCTGACGGCGTGGACACGGTGATCCTGGACGAGGACGTGACCGTGGGCGACGGCGAGATCGCCTTTCGCGGCCCGTTGAAACGCGGCGCGAATACTCGCCGCGCGGGCGAGGACATCCGGGCCGCGGAGGTGGCGCTGCGGGCGGGGCGGGCGCTGACCCCGGCGGATGCGGCGCTGCTGTCGGCGGTCGGGATCGGGGCGGTGCCGGTGCGTGCGCGGCTGCGGGTGGCGGTGTTGTCCACCGGCGACGAACTGGTCGAACCGGGGGCGCAGGCCGGTCCGGGGCAGATCCACGATGCCAACCGGCCGATGCTGCTGGCGATGCTGGCGCGGTTCGGGTTCGATGCCGTTGACATGGGCCGTGTCGGGGATGATCGCGCGGCGCTGCGCGCGCGGCTGGACGATGCGGCGGCGCGGGCGGATGCAATCCTGACATCGGGCGGCGCCTCGGCGGGGGACGAGGATCATGTCAGCGCCTTGCTGCGCGATGCCGGTGCCATGCAGCGATGGCGCATCGCGATCAAGCCGGGCCGCCCGCTGGCGCTGGGCCTGTGGCAGGGCAGGCCGGTGTTCGGGCTGCCCGGCAATCCGGTCGCGGCGATGGTCTGCACGCTGGTGTTCGCCCGCCCCGCGCTGGGGCTGCTGGCGGGCGCGGGCTGGCGCGACCCGGTCGGGTTCGAGACGCCCGCCGGGTTCGAAAAGCGCAAGAAGCCGGGACGGCGGGAATACCTGCGGGCGCGGATGCGCGACGGGCGGGCCGAGGTTTTCGCGTCGGAAGGCTCGGGCCGCATCAGCGGGCTGAGCTGGGCCGAGGGGCTGGTCGAACTGGAGGATGGCGAACGCCATGTCCGCCCCGGCGACCCGGTCCGGTTCATTCCCTATGGCAGCTACGGGCTCTGA
- a CDS encoding GNAT family N-acetyltransferase, which produces MAVTISVGFDEAERPVATRLFWQAFSAKLGRVLGPEDRALRFLEPVLYPQFAITARDAAGTLVGLAGFKTDRGGLVGGTLRDLAAVYGWFGALWRGALLSVFERDLEPGVFQMDGLCVDATSRGMGVGTALLDAVMREAAARGLEAVQLDVIDSNPRARALYERFGFQAVGSERIGPLRHVFGFSGATRMRLPVSRTPRPPG; this is translated from the coding sequence ATGGCGGTCACGATCTCGGTCGGGTTCGACGAAGCGGAACGCCCCGTGGCGACGCGGCTGTTCTGGCAGGCATTCTCGGCCAAGCTCGGGCGCGTGCTGGGCCCCGAGGACCGGGCATTGCGGTTCCTCGAACCGGTGCTCTACCCGCAATTCGCGATCACGGCGCGGGACGCGGCCGGGACGCTGGTGGGGCTTGCGGGGTTCAAGACCGACCGGGGCGGGCTGGTGGGCGGGACGCTGCGGGATCTGGCGGCGGTCTATGGATGGTTCGGCGCGCTCTGGCGGGGGGCGCTGCTGTCGGTGTTCGAACGCGACCTGGAACCGGGCGTGTTCCAGATGGACGGGTTGTGCGTCGATGCCACATCGCGCGGAATGGGCGTGGGGACGGCGCTGCTCGATGCGGTGATGCGCGAGGCGGCGGCGCGCGGGCTGGAGGCAGTGCAGCTGGACGTGATCGACAGCAACCCGCGGGCGCGGGCGCTCTATGAACGTTTCGGGTTCCAGGCGGTCGGCAGCGAACGGATCGGCCCGCTGCGCCATGTGTTCGGATTTTCCGGCGCGACCCGGATGCGCCTGCCGGTCAGTCGAACGCCCCGGCCACCCGGCTGA
- the greA gene encoding transcription elongation factor GreA — protein sequence MEKIPMTPAGFAALESELKMLKSEERPAIIKAIAEAREHGDLSENAEYHSAREKQSFIEGRIKELEMIIGRAEVIDPTRLSGSIKFGATVTLIDEDTEEEKTWKIVGEHEASIENGLLNIKSPIARALIGKEEGDSVEVRTPGGERSYEVIRILFS from the coding sequence CACCGGCGGGCTTCGCCGCGCTGGAATCCGAACTCAAGATGCTCAAGTCCGAGGAGCGTCCCGCCATCATCAAGGCGATTGCCGAGGCGCGCGAACACGGCGACCTGTCGGAGAATGCCGAGTATCATTCCGCGCGCGAAAAGCAGTCCTTCATCGAGGGCCGGATCAAGGAGCTCGAGATGATCATCGGCCGCGCCGAGGTGATCGACCCCACCCGCCTGTCCGGTTCGATCAAGTTCGGCGCCACGGTGACGCTGATCGACGAGGACACCGAGGAAGAAAAGACCTGGAAGATCGTGGGCGAGCACGAGGCCAGCATCGAAAACGGGCTGCTCAACATCAAGTCGCCCATCGCCCGCGCCCTGATCGGCAAGGAAGAAGGCGACAGCGTCGAGGTCCGCACGCCGGGGGGCGAACGGTCCTACGAGGTGATCCGCATCCTGTTCAGCTAG